The Calditerrivibrio sp. genomic interval AAACTCATCATTATGACTCATGCTTAGCAACAATGACATTACCCTATTTTTCAGATAATCGTCGGTATAGCTCAATGCCGAAACCACCCATCCGGGATAGAGATCGGTTGATAAAGCAAAAGGGTAAGCTTTTAGACTTCTAATATTAATTATTTTCAGTTTACTAACATCTACTCTATGCTGAAACCTCTCCAAAATACCTGCCCTAATAAACCCAGCATCCACATCACCTTTTATAACAGCCTCCACAATCTCCAACTGTTTTGTGGATATCTCCTTAAACTTCAAACTGCTAACTTCTACCCCAACCTTCTTAAGCTCATACAACTGGGCATAATACGCATACAAGCCAGCATTCATCTTAGGGATACCGATAGTTTTCCCTTTTAGATCCTTTAAATTATTGATATCTATTCTATCATACCTTGTTATAATCACTCCACCCTCCGCATATACAGGACTATCATTATACCTACTAATGATAGTGGAGATGGGGGTCATAATGTTTTTCTCATGTTTTAATTGGATATAGAAGGATGGGTTTACCACTACAAAATCTATCTTTCTTAGGTCGATATGCTTTTCCATCTCATCATGGGTAAGCGGCAGGATGTTAAATCTATATCCCTTACAGTGGATCGTGAGATAATCGGCAATAGGTTGCCAAATTTTTAAAATATATTCCCTTTCCAAATAGTGCAAAACACCTATATTTATAGTTTTTATATCTTCTGCATAACTATAGGAAAGAAACAGAATAAAAAAGATGAAGGCAGATATTTTTCTCATCTCAATCCCCCAGAAATTCATCGGTAACAAAATTAGTGGATACCCTCCCTCCTTTAACAATCTCCCAATTCGTCATCAGTGACTCCAATTCCTTTGCAGTCTTAAGTACTTGGCCGGTGACTTTAAGCATATCCCTGTTGTGAGTAAGAGAGGGGATGTTAACCCCGTCAAATGACTTTTTAATACTCTCTACATCAACATCCATATAACTTGCGATGGAGTAATAGAAGTCCCACTTGTTATAAACGCTTTTCTCTAACGCTTTAAAATACCCTTTTAAAAGCTTTTTAAGCTCTGTTTTTTTATCCTTTAAAGCCCCCCTTTTAACCACAAGGACATCAACAACAGTATCCGGAATCTCTCTACTATCAAAGATAACTTTCCCCCCTTTTTTTATCATCGCATCAGCAAAGGGTGAAAAAGATATGGAAGCATCGATATTACCCTTCTCCCATTCGGCAAGATGCCTGGAAACAGGCAGATCTACCACCTCAATATCTTTGGTGGATAGACCCCTTTTTTTGAAGAATTTATTAAGCATTAGAGCACCAAGCCCATTATGCTCCACAGCTACCCTTTTCCCTTTTATGTCAGAATACTTCTCCTTTAACACCACCATATCAGCACCAACAGATATATCAAATACCAAAACAACTACCACATCCACCCCTTCATTTAACACCCTAATAGCTTCATCAAGGGTAAGCCCACCGGCGTCTATACTACCGTTTTTAAGCTTGCTAATAGTTTCAGATGCTGATGCTGTTCTAACGATCTCCACATTACCTACAAATCGATTTTCTTTAGCAAATGTGATAATTTCGTAAGGTGCCCAATGATGAAAACCAATTTTAAGAGGTGTATTTTCATACAGACAGCCTGCCGTTAACAAGATAATAAAAACGGCAATAAACAGCTTTAATGAATACTTTAACATAATCACCCTCTAATACTATTTTAGATGGGTGGTCTTGATTTGTCAAATAAATCTGGCAATTTTTTTGAACAATCCTTTATGTATCTCTCCCCTTCACTGTATATACAGCCACAATACTGTTGTCTGTAGATATTCATCTGTTTACTAAGTGTAATCCCCTCTTTCCACCCTTCCCTAAAATCTTCATAGTAAAACTCCAAACCATACTCTCCAGCATAACGTTCACCTAAAGCCTTTATCTCCTCATGGTTTTGGTATTTACTGTATAAGAGGGTGGTACTGAAAATACTGAAATTATACTTTTTTGCAAAATGAGCTGTATTTTTCAATCTCATCGCATAGCATTCACGGCATCTATCTAACTTTGAAACATCTTTGAATCTAAAGAAATCAGTCAAGCCATAATATTCATCATAGTGGGTTGCTACACCAAACTGTTTATTAACTATTATTGTGTTTTCCAATCTCCTATAAAACTCTTGAGATGGATGGATGTTAGGATTATAGAAGTAGCCCACCACCTGAAATCTATCTTTAAGCACCCTTATCGGATATATGGAACATGGTCCACAACATTGATGTAGCAATATCTTTTTCATGTCATTGAGATTGGGGATGGATAGACATCCCCGTTTATATTTTTGGTAAATGCTTTAAAGATTCTTTGATAGCTTCTTCTGGGTATTCATAATCGGACAATTTACCTTCAAGGAACGCATCATAAGAACCCATGTCAAAAAGCCCATGTCCACTAAGGCAGAAAAGTAGTGTCTTACTTTCCCCAGTTTCTTTACATCTGATGGCATCTTTGATAGTAGCAGCTATAGCATGGGAGGATTCAGGTGCAGGCACGATAGCCTCTGTTTGAGCAAAAAGCAAACCAGCCTTAAACACCTCTGATTGCTGGACAGCCTCAGCACCTATCAAACCTTTGTGATACAGGTAACTCACTATAGGGGAATCCCCATGATACCTAAGCCCTCCAGCATGGATAGCAGGTGGCTCAAAATCGTGTCCCAATGTGTACATCTTCATAATAGGGGTTAATTTTGCCTCATCACCAAAATCGTATTCATACACCCCTTTCGTAAGGGTAGGGCAACTTGCCGGTTCTACAGCTATCGCCTCCACTTTTTTATCACCCTTTAAAAGCTTTTCCAGAAAAGGAAAAGCTATTCCACCAAAATTGGATCCTCCGCCACAGGATGCGTATATCTTATCTGGGTAATCCCCTATGATTTCAAACTGTCTTATTGCCTCAAGCCCTATAACCGTCTGGTGTAATAGAACATGGTTGAGCACACTACCCAAAGCATAGTTTGTATCCCCCCTACTTGCAGCCTCTTCAACAGCTTCACTTATTGCAATACCGAGACTACCGTTAGATTCTGGGTTACGTTTTAGGACCTCTCTGCCAGCATTAGTAAGATCAGAAGGGCTGGGGATAACTTCAGCCCCAAACAACCTCATGAACGACTTCCTATAAGGCTTTTGGTAATAACTGACTTTTACCATATATACACGACACTCGATATCAAACATCTTGCAGGCAAGGGATAGGGCACTACCCCACTGGCCTGCACCTGTCTCCGTTGTAAGACGCTTTACATTGTTGATTTTGTTGTAATAAGCTTGGGCCACAGCAGTATTAGGCTTGTGGCTACCAGCGGGTGAGACCCCTTCATATTTATAATAGATTTTCGCTGGTGTCCCAAGTGCCTCCTCAAGTCTTTTGGCTCTGATTAGGGGTGAAGGCCTCCAGATTGAAAGCACATCCAAGACCTTTTCTGGTATATCTATCCATTTCTTTTCAGACATCTCCTGCTCAATCAACTGGGGCGGGAATATGACTTTCATTTCATCAAAGGTAACAGGTTTCCCTGTAAATGGACTAATAGGTGGATCCATAGGGGATGGAAGATCAGCAAGTATATTATACCACTGTTTTGGCATCTCCTCTGTTTTTAGATATATTTTACTCATAGTGTCCTCCAAGAAAGTTAAAAATCTTTTAACAATTTTTAATAAATAAATCAAGTTTTAATAACATCAGTGGTAGATAAGTACCATTACAGCTTTCAATGTCTCACCAGCTGGGTTTATATAACTATGTTGGTTATGAGCAAAAAAACTTATATACTCATCCTTCTCTATTTTAAAGACATTTCCATCGATAATCATCTCAAGACAACCCTCAACAACCGCTACAAACTCTTCCACATTACCCTTATGGGGTTCCGCATCATATCTTATCCCCCCTTCCATCTCCAAAAAATATATCTCAAAAGGTACTTTGGGATCAAAGGGAATCACCGGATAAACTCTATATCTGCCATCCAACTCTATTAACGCATTTTGATGTTTTATCCTACCCACTTTTACATCGGAAAAATTCTTAGAAAAGAGAGATGTAAAAGATACCTTAAGACCGTTTGCTATCTTCCAGACTGTCGCAATCGTGGGGACAGAATTGCCTGTCTCTATCTGCCTCAACATACTTTTACTAACACCAGTAAGTTCCGATAGCTGTTCGAGACTCAGCCCCCTTTCCATTCTGATTTTTTTTAGATTTTCTGAGATATCATTACAGATCTGTTCCATATAACATTCTCCTTGACAATATATTAAACACAAGGTATTGTTTTATATATTATCCTAACAGACAATATATTGCAACAACATATTTTGAGGTAAACATGAACGCTTTTTTAAAAGGTACGAAAGATGTTTCACCCTTTATCACAGGAGTAGCTCCATTTGGGCTTATCTACGGTGTGACAGCTGCCCAATCAGATCTAAGCTTTTTACAATCCTTTACCATGTCCCAGATAATCTTTGCTGGAGCATCCCAGATCGCTCTTATAGAGCAGCTTAAAAGCAATAGCTCTTTTTTTATAATTGTGATAACAGTTTTTATGATCAATTTGAGAATGGCAATGTACAGTGCTTCCATTGCACCATATTACAAAGAAATACCCCTCTATAAAAAAGCTATCATGGCCTATTTTTTAGTTGATCAAGCCTATGCTGTCACAATATCCAATATCCTAAAAGATGACCAGACTGATAGGTTTTGGTACTACATGGGCACTGGGGTTACAATGTGGTTTGTCTGGCAGATTTCATCCCTCTTAGGGATCTTGGTAGGCGCTACAATCCCTACATACCTTTCCCTCGAATTTGCCATCCCCCTTACTTTTATAGCTCTGCTGGTAGGTTTTTTAAAAGAAAAAAGATATATTGTCACCGCATTGGTATCTGGAGCTCTTATGGTCGTCCTCAAAAATCTACCTTTTAACACAGGATTCTTCATTGCAGTATTTGTAGGAGTATATGTCGGGAAAGCATATGAGAGATGGTTCTATGCAGCAGATGAATGATATTACGATCTGGTGGCTGATCATTGTTTGTGGGGTAATCACTTTTTTCATAAGATTTTCCTTCTTTCAGCTGGTAAATGACAAAATGGTAAACAGGATCAAAGATCTTTTGGGATATATGCCTGCAAGTATCTTTGCCGCCATTGTAGCAGGTGGTGTATTTAACAATGGCTTAAATAGCCTAACCCTTAACAATTTTAAGATCTATGCCGCAATAGTTGCCTTCTTCATAGCTATAAAATTCAGAGGCACCATCATAACGATACTATCAGGTTTATTGGTGCTGTGGAGCTTGAAGTACTTTATTGTATAGCATTAGAGGGGTTTAGCCCCCTCTAAACATTTAAAACTCTATGGATAGATTTGCCTGCAATCTTGCTTCATTTGGGTAATCCTTCCCATCATATTGGGACTTTTTACCAGAAAAAGCCACACCAAGATCAGCTCTTATAAGATACAGATTGATCCCTAAACCTGCCGTATACATAAGCCCTATATCAGTTTCTGCTATGTTTTTATAGGCACCCGCCCTTAACGCCAAAAACTTTAACACATCCCATTCCACTCCAACACCCACATTCTGACTCTTATACCCTTCAACTGCCGTTTCATTTTTTGTGACATCAGCATCAGCAGCTACCGTAAGCGTCTCAAAGGGGTTCCAAGCTATACCAATTCTGCCTTGAGGTTTGATCTTATACTCACCACTACCAAGTCTATCGAATTTAGGAGAGTTCAGATATTTTGCCACAGCACCCACTTTTAACCAATTGTTTGGCATCCAAAGGGCACCCACATCAACTGCAACATTGTTGGACTCTTCATATTTATCTTTTATATCTTTTACAACATCTTTAGAATCATTATTGAAAATCGTGATCTTATGCTCATAAACCCTACCTTTCATAAGCTTAAGATTTACACCCAAAGCAAAAGAATCCCCTATAGGATGACCATAGGTTATGGGTACCTCTAATAGGGCTATACCATTTACATCTATGGAACTGGTATTCTTATCTATCGTTTTACCATTTGTAGAAGCACTGACAGAATTCCCGATCAGCTTCACAGCATCTGCTACATAAGTAGAGGGTATGCCAGAATTAGAAAGCTGGGCAGCAGCTTGGTTGATTATATCAATCGCTTGATCACTCGTAAAACCAGCATTTGTAAGCACATTTTGTAAAGTCGAAACCGTTGAGGATCCGAAGTAACTATTTGCAGTGGAGGAAATTGTACTGGATCCATTACCATCGGTAGTGCCGTTTACAATGGCATTTATAACATTAGCTGTGTTAGTCGAAGCTGTAAAACCGATATTTTCCAAATCCAGTGTTGGCCTACCAGAAGCCTCCAATAGACCATAAATACCTATGCCCACCCTTTTTATTCTACTTGCAAGAGCAGCATTGCTATTTAGTGTAAGGGCACCACCCTTATCCTTTATTTTAGTAAGATAAGATAAAAGCTTTACAGCATTTTCATAATCAGATGGACTAAGATTTGATGCGTTTGTTGCAATATTGGATAGGGCGTCATAGTTTATTTTAGACAGCTCATCCACACTCTCACCGAGATCGTTATTAAGTCTGACCCCAGCACCCAACTGCGCATTTATACCAAACTTCTTCTTTTCAAGGGTCTCTTTACCCTCTTTACCATAAAATCCAAATATTGCAGGGTTATAATACTGAGCCGTAGCATCAAAAGTAGATGCAACACCCACACCACCCATACCCAACTGCCTTGCACCTATCGGCTGAAACTCCATAGCATTTGCAAGGCTGACCGTAAGTCCCAACATTGCTAATATAGCTAATATCTTTTTCATGATTAACCCCCTTTTGTCCTACTGGATAATTTTTTTGTCATGTAAAACTTGTACTCACCATTTTCATAGCTATAGGAGACTTCATCCACTATCTTTTTGATTATATAAAGCCCACGCCCAGAATCCTGTGTCTCTTCGATATCTTCAATATCCACCTTAGTCCGTTCGAAATTGAATCCTTCACCGAAATCAGTCACCTCTATCTTCAATTCATCCTTGCCGATCTCAATCAAAAGCTTCACAGGCAGTTCCTCTTTCTCCCTATTGCCATGCTTGATGGCATTAGCAATCGCTTCAGTGACCGCCAGATTGAGCTTGAAAGATAGATCCTCAAAATCCCCATTGCTCAACTCACTTTTTGCTCCACTGATGAAGGTTTCCACCAGATCACCTATGAGTGGTAGTAGCTTTATATTGCTCGGCAGTGTAAGCTCAAGCTTGATTGTTTGACTCATCCCTAAACCTCTTGTAATCCTCTTCAGACTTAAAAATTTTTACAATCCCTAAAAGCCCAACAATCTGTAAGATCCCAGCTACTCTGTCGTTTACACCCATCAGCCCAAAAACTCTGTTCGATTTTTTAAATTTTTTGTAATATCCCACTATTATACCTAACCCAGAGCTATCAATAAACTGTAGCCCAGACATATCCAACAAAATATCTTTATCCATTTTAAGTTTATTCAGCTCTTCATTTAGCTCATTCACATTACTGACATCTATACGCTTTAGATCGATTCTGGCGATGGTATAGCCATCTTTTTCTGAGATATGTAACATTACACCCCCTTTAATTAATTATAGCACAGAAATCAATTTTTTGTTGAAAATATAATAAAAATTTCATACATTCTAAAAAAATATGGGGGCATCTATGGAAAAAGTTTATATAGTAGGTCATAAAAATCCAGACACAGACTCCATCTGCTCTGCATACTGTTACGCCTATCTGAAAAATAAAATAGATCCAAAGTTCAACTACATACCAGCAAGATGCGGAAACCTCAACAATCAAACCAAATATATATTCTCAAAGTTTAACATTGAACCCCCGATCTTTCTAAAAGATATCTACCCAAAAGTTTATGATGTAATGACTAAACATGTCTTCGCCAACAACTACAACGATCCATTATCAAATATCATGAGAAATATAAAAGAGCTTGGTATAAGGCTAACACCGATAGTGGACGATAACAACAGGTATCTCGGAATAGCCAGTGTTTTCGAAATCGCCGCTTTTTTTATGCAAAATGAGGATGGAGAAAGGCCCTATTACACCTTTAGACTCGACAATTTTCCAAAGGCAATCTCCGGTTATTTCCTAAAAAGGTCAAATATAGATGAACTTAAAGCAACAATCATGATAGGTGCAATGCCTTATGAAAGGTTTGTTAAAAGGCTCGATTCATTAGGTGCTAAAAACGTAGTGTTAGTTGTTGGCAAACGCAGGGACATCATAACCTATGCTATGGAAAAAGGTACCCCTGCAATCATTGTAACAGGTTTAGAAAACGAAAAAGATTTTGATATAGATTTTTCTAGGTATGGTGGCAGTATATATATCTCGAACTTAGACACTGCAGAATCTGTTAGGAGACTCACCCTCTCCGTTCCTTGCAAGTCCATCATGGGGGAAACAAACACAATTCGCCCAGAAGACTATATAGAAACAGCAAAAGAACTCATGCTCAAAGAAAACAGAAGGGGTTTACCAGTAGTAGATGATGATGGTTTTCTCATTGGAATAATAACCCGTTCGGATATCATTAAAAAACCAGAAAACAAAATAATACTCATGGATCATAACGAACTTAACCAAGCTATTGATGGTGCAGAATCCGCTGAGATATTAGAGATAGTGGACCACCACAGATTAGGAACGATAAAGACCAAAAAGCCCGTTATGTTTTATGCAAAACCTGTTGGTAGCACCTGTACCCTTGTATATCAACAGTTTAAATTGAACAATGTCCAGATCCCCAAAAATATCGCCTATCTACTCGCATCAGGTATCCTTGCTGATACTATAATACTTAAATCTCCCACAACAACTGATGAGGATAAAATTGCATTAGAAGAACTCTCATCCATTGGTGGATTCGATTTCGTCGAGTTTGGGAAAGAGATCTTTTCTTCAACGGATAGTTTAAAAAATAGAACACCATCAGATATCATAAATACCGATTTCAAGACATATACAGAGTTTGGTATAAATTTTGGTGTGGGTCAAGTGGAGTTAGTGAACATCGACGAGCTAAAAGAAGTTAAGTCAGACTTAATCTCGGAACTTCAAAATATCAAAAATAAAAACAACTTACATTTTGCCATGCTCCTTGTAACTGATATCATTACAGAAAATAGTATCCTTTTATGCACAGGATTCAAACCCATCGAAAAGATCATCAAATATAGAAAGATAGACGATAACTCCTTCGATCTACCCGGTGTACTTTCACGAAAGAAACAACTTTTGCCAGAAATATTAAGAACTCTTGAGGAGCTAAGTTCAAAGTAAAGCCTTTCACCACACCCCTTTATACAATATCCAAAACTTTCTATTAATTATACAACATATTTTATTGACATCCTTTTAAATTTAATTTAACATGACCCTAACGTTTTTTTCAATAAAATGAACAGGAGGTAGATAACAACAAATGAAGACCATTATTAAGATAGCCGACAAAATCAGCGGTTTTTTTGGTTATATCGGTGCTTGGCTAACCACTGTCCTTGTGCTCGTGATCATGTATGATGTTATTACTCGTTACCTTTTAAGCAGCAGTAAGATTTGGATCCAAGAGATGGAATGGCATATATTTGCCGTCATTATACTTTTTGGTTCTGCCTATACTCTACGCCAAAACGGTCATGTGCGAGTAGATGTTATCTATGGCAAGCTTTCTGCTAAAAAAAGAGCAATTATCGATTTATTAGGTGTCCTTATCCTTCTTATACCCTTTAGCATACTTATCATCTATACCTCTAAAGAGTTTGTTTTGTCATCCTGGCAGGTTAGAGAAGGATCACCTGATCCCGGCGGACTTCCAGCTCGTTACATTTTAAAAGCTCTCATACCCTTCGGTTTTATACTGCTCATAAATCAAGGGATCTCAATGTTTCTTAAAGCAGTTTTAACCCTTCAGGGGGACACAAGTTATTACAAAGAAAAAACACATCATTAGGAGATAGACGATGAGTGCATTATTCTTATTTGTGGTGGTGTTTGGATGCTTGCTCATAGGTTTCCCCGTTTCTTTCACTTTAGGCGGTGTATCGATGATTTATGGGCTAATAAGTTTTGGACCGAGCCTTTTCGATCTTATGCCACTGAGGATATGGGGTAGCATCACAAACTTTGTTTTAGTCGCAGTACCCCTTTTTGTTTATATGGGTGTAATGCTCGAAAAATCTGGTATAGCTGAAGAGATGCTCGAGACGATGGCTTTGCTCTTTGGTAAAATCAGAGGTGGCATGGCCATTTCAGTTATTGTGGTAGGTGCTATGCTTGCAGCAGCAACAGGTATCGTTGGAGCTACTGTGGTCACAATGGGTCTGTTAAGTTTACCTACTATGGTAAAAAGAGGTTATAACATACCCCTTGCCTGTGGTACCATCTGTGCAGCAGGAACATTGGGGCAGATAATACCTCCAAGTATCGCTCTCGTTTTAATAGCCAGTGTTTTCAATCTTTCAATAGGGGATATTTATCTGGGTGCTTTTTTACCGGGCTTTTTACTGGTTGGATTATATCTAATATATATTTTTATAATTGCAATATTTAAAGGTGATCAGGTACCTGCCATGCCTGAAGAAGAACTGGCACGTTTTAAAAAAGATAAAATGCTTAGACGTGTTTTCTTTGCCTTTTTGTTACCTATGTCACTGATAGTGGCAGTTTTAGGTTCGATATTTGCTGGGATTGCTTCCCCCACTGAATCAGCAGCTGTTGGTGCTTTTGGTGCTACGATACTTGCCCTTGCCAAAAGATCGTTAAACTATAAAAAGGCAATGGCAGTTATGTATGATACAATGAATTTGACAGCCATGGTTTTCATTTTGCTCATAGGTGCTGCAGCTTTTGGACTCGTTTTTAGAGGATTGGGTGGTGACAATGCAATCATAGAATTTATAGAAAAAACTAATATGTCCCCTATGGGCTTTTTAATACTCGTCAATATTATTATTTTTATAGCTGGTTTTTTCATAGATTATATAGAGATCACCTTTATAATCCTACCAATTGTCGGCCCTATTTTCCAGCAGATGGGGTTGGATCTCCTCTGGATAGGTGTACTTATAGGCCTCAACTTTCAAACCAGCTTCCTAACACCACCTTTCGGTTTCTCCCTGTTTTATCTACAAAGTGTTGCCCCAAAAGGTATAACAATAACACACATTTATAGAGGGATTATCCCTTTTATCATACTCCAGTTAATTGCTCTTGCTATCTTGATTATCTATCCAGATTTAGCCCTGTGGCTACCAAAGGTATTGTCCAAATAAAAAGCTTTTTAAAAAAAAGCGGGGAATAAACCCCGCTTTTTTACATAAGGCTAGTATAGTAGGGTATCTCAGATATCTTAGCCCAGTCATCCACTTTCTTACTAAAAGCATTAAAACTATTAAATACTTTTTTAGATATTGGATCCTTTGATGTAATCTCCTCGATAACTTCCACAGATGCCTTTTTAAACTCCTGTAAAACATCTTTAGGGAAAGGCTTTAGATTTACTTTGTGCTCATTGATCAACTTTTGCAGGTACTCATTGTTTTTCGCTTCAAAAGTAGCAAGCATCCAGGCATTAGATCTGTACATAGCTGTGTATACAATCTCCTGCAGATCTTTTGGTAGAGAGTCGTAAACCTTTTTGTTTATAAATGCTTCAAGTACCGTTCCTGGCTCATGCCATCCTGGATAGTAATAAAATTTGGCAACCTTATAAAATCCCATCAGGTAATCATGGTATGGGCCAACCCACTCTGTAGCATCTATAACACCTCTTTCAAGGTTTGAATAGATTTCACCACCTGCCACATTTATAGCTGATCCACCTAACTTAGTGATAACTTTGCCTCCAAGACCAGGTATCCTCATCTTAAGGCCCTTGATGTCAGCTACAGACTTGATCTCCTTTCTAAACCATCCACCCATCTGTACACCTGTGTTACCTGCAGGGAATGGTTTAAGGTTAAACGCTGCATATACTTCATCCCAAAGCTGCTGTCCACCACCAGCATAAAGCCAGGCATTCATCCCTTGAGCATTCATACCAAATGGCACTGCAGCAAAGAATTGAGCAGCTTGTGATTTACCAGCCCAATAATAGGATGCCCCATGCCCCATCTCAACGGTACCAGCACTAACAGCATTGAAAGCCTCTAATGCTGGTACAAGCTCACCAGCCCCATATACATGGATCTTGATCCTACCCTCAGACATCGTTTCAATCCATTTGGCAAGCATAACTGCACCTTCACCCATAACCGGGAAATTGGGTGGCCACGTGGTAACCATCTTCCACTGGTATTTTTGACTTGCATGAATTGCAGGGGCCCCTATAGTAAGAGCAGTCCCCGCAGCTGCTGCAACACCTGCAGTCTTAATGAACTGTCTTCTTGAAATTTTTTTACTCATTATAAACCTCCATGGGTTAAGTTATATGTATATTATTCATTTATTGATTAAAAATCAAGTTTTTTATTCTTTTTTTTCAGTTTATATTCTTAAGTCTGTTTTGATCTGTTCTAACGTCTTTTCAGCATAATAGGGAAGATAGATATAAAAGGTAGTACCCACCCCTTTTTCGCTCTCAACAAATATATATCCATCATGCTCCAAAACCACCTTTTTTACAAGAGCAAGGCCGATCCCTGTCCCTTCCGGTTTGGTACTATAATAGAGATCGAAGATCCTCTCCTTATCCTCTTCTGCAATACCATGCCCATAGTCTTTTACAGTGATCTCCACATATCTCTTCTTTGGTAGATTGCTGTAACCGCCATTGGTGTTATCGATATTTCTTATGGTTATCTTAATTGGATTATTAG includes:
- a CDS encoding putative manganese-dependent inorganic diphosphatase — its product is MEKVYIVGHKNPDTDSICSAYCYAYLKNKIDPKFNYIPARCGNLNNQTKYIFSKFNIEPPIFLKDIYPKVYDVMTKHVFANNYNDPLSNIMRNIKELGIRLTPIVDDNNRYLGIASVFEIAAFFMQNEDGERPYYTFRLDNFPKAISGYFLKRSNIDELKATIMIGAMPYERFVKRLDSLGAKNVVLVVGKRRDIITYAMEKGTPAIIVTGLENEKDFDIDFSRYGGSIYISNLDTAESVRRLTLSVPCKSIMGETNTIRPEDYIETAKELMLKENRRGLPVVDDDGFLIGIITRSDIIKKPENKIILMDHNELNQAIDGAESAEILEIVDHHRLGTIKTKKPVMFYAKPVGSTCTLVYQQFKLNNVQIPKNIAYLLASGILADTIILKSPTTTDEDKIALEELSSIGGFDFVEFGKEIFSSTDSLKNRTPSDIINTDFKTYTEFGINFGVGQVELVNIDELKEVKSDLISELQNIKNKNNLHFAMLLVTDIITENSILLCTGFKPIEKIIKYRKIDDNSFDLPGVLSRKKQLLPEILRTLEELSSK
- a CDS encoding TRAP transporter small permease subunit, which encodes MKTIIKIADKISGFFGYIGAWLTTVLVLVIMYDVITRYLLSSSKIWIQEMEWHIFAVIILFGSAYTLRQNGHVRVDVIYGKLSAKKRAIIDLLGVLILLIPFSILIIYTSKEFVLSSWQVREGSPDPGGLPARYILKALIPFGFILLINQGISMFLKAVLTLQGDTSYYKEKTHH
- a CDS encoding TRAP transporter large permease subunit, producing MSALFLFVVVFGCLLIGFPVSFTLGGVSMIYGLISFGPSLFDLMPLRIWGSITNFVLVAVPLFVYMGVMLEKSGIAEEMLETMALLFGKIRGGMAISVIVVGAMLAAATGIVGATVVTMGLLSLPTMVKRGYNIPLACGTICAAGTLGQIIPPSIALVLIASVFNLSIGDIYLGAFLPGFLLVGLYLIYIFIIAIFKGDQVPAMPEEELARFKKDKMLRRVFFAFLLPMSLIVAVLGSIFAGIASPTESAAVGAFGATILALAKRSLNYKKAMAVMYDTMNLTAMVFILLIGAAAFGLVFRGLGGDNAIIEFIEKTNMSPMGFLILVNIIIFIAGFFIDYIEITFIILPIVGPIFQQMGLDLLWIGVLIGLNFQTSFLTPPFGFSLFYLQSVAPKGITITHIYRGIIPFIILQLIALAILIIYPDLALWLPKVLSK
- a CDS encoding TRAP transporter substrate-binding protein, with amino-acid sequence MSKKISRRQFIKTAGVAAAAGTALTIGAPAIHASQKYQWKMVTTWPPNFPVMGEGAVMLAKWIETMSEGRIKIHVYGAGELVPALEAFNAVSAGTVEMGHGASYYWAGKSQAAQFFAAVPFGMNAQGMNAWLYAGGGQQLWDEVYAAFNLKPFPAGNTGVQMGGWFRKEIKSVADIKGLKMRIPGLGGKVITKLGGSAINVAGGEIYSNLERGVIDATEWVGPYHDYLMGFYKVAKFYYYPGWHEPGTVLEAFINKKVYDSLPKDLQEIVYTAMYRSNAWMLATFEAKNNEYLQKLINEHKVNLKPFPKDVLQEFKKASVEVIEEITSKDPISKKVFNSFNAFSKKVDDWAKISEIPYYTSLM